In bacterium, a single genomic region encodes these proteins:
- a CDS encoding helix-turn-helix domain-containing protein — MNQNPNQSSPLKTIPTLMTVEDVASYLKVAVQSVYRWASQEKIPHLKVGGSLRFDPNEIQEWLNKKPARRGRPPKGLQN; from the coding sequence ATGAATCAAAACCCGAATCAGTCATCACCTCTCAAGACCATTCCCACTCTGATGACCGTCGAGGATGTGGCCAGTTACCTAAAGGTTGCTGTCCAGTCTGTCTATCGCTGGGCATCACAAGAGAAAATCCCCCACCTTAAGGTTGGGGGATCGCTCCGATTTGATCCGAATGAGATTCAGGAGTGGCTCAATAAGAAGCCAGCTCGTCGTGGCCGCCCGCCAAAAGGTTTGCAAAACTGA